From Methanobrevibacter ruminantium:
CAGATTCAATGTTTACTCCAACATTATATCCGCTGTCAAGTTTAATTACAATATAAGCATCTTTTGCATCTTCAGATCTGTCAAGCAATATTCCCTCATAGGAAATATCTTCCTTTGTTACCTTTATTGTATCACCAATGGTAACATTAGCATTATCTAAAAACTCTTTGGAAATTTCTTTATAAGTCATTTAATTCCTCTTAATCTTTTTGAATTATAATAATTATTATCATTAGAAATAGATTTCAAATCGTTTAAAAATCTATATTATATTAAATTATATTTATTAAAGTATATAATATTTAGTTTATATTAAAAAAATGTTAAAAAAATTAGAAATAAAATAATAAAAATATAAAAATATAAAATTATGCTGAAAATATTAGAAAAATTTTAATAATTAAAATAAAAAGTGGACTGACCGGGATTTGAACCCGGGGCCTCCGCCATGCCAAGGCGACGATCTCCCATCTGAGCTACCAGCCCACAATAGTTAATTAAATCCAATTAATTAAAATAATTAAAATAATTAAATTAAAAAAAGAATTAAAGAATTAAGTTTTTTAAAAAACTTAATTGAAAACAAAATAAAAATAACAGTTACATCTATTATTTTATTGATACATTGCACATTGTGCAAGAAAGTATTATTATATAGTGCTCATATATAATCGAGGATAATATCTCCCTCGTTTAGGAATATTAACATTCCTAAAAATACTAGGAAACTAAAAGATACAGTCATAAACATTTAGCGACTCCATTTTTAAAGTTCTATAGTGATATAGAACATAATAATCATACATGATTTTCTTAAAATAAAAAAATCATATATTATTTACTATTATAAAAAAACTGGTATATAAATACATACTATTTAATCCTCTGATTGTTCGTATTTTCCAATATGAACTACGAACAATCAGTTATTTTAGAAAAAAATCGTGTTAAATCATTATAAATAATTATAAATCGTTATAAATTATTACATGAAATAAAAAATTAGATGAAATTGTAATAATTTTCCTATTCTTCACTATCTTGGGATGTTATTCTATTATATAATATTTCAAGTGTCTCTTCACGCTTGTCCTTTTTTAATTCGCACTCCCAGACCGTAAGGACAGTCCATCCCATCGCTTTAAGCTCTGCCTGATTACGTGCATCACGTTCTCTATTTCTATAGAGTTTCTCCTCCCAGTATTCAACATTGGATTTCGGCATTTTAGCATACTTGCATCCCTCATGAAGATGCCAGAAACAGCCATGAACAAAGACTGCAGTCTTATACTTTGGAAGCACAACATCAGGACGTCCAGGATACCTTTTATCATTCTTTCTGAATCTAAGCCCTCTTGCGAAGAGGTACTTGCGAACAAGAATTTCCGGCTTGGTGTCCTTTCCCCTAATCCTTGACATGATGTAACTGCGAGTCTCCTTACTAAATTTGTCAGCCATGAAATCATCTCTAAAAAAACATCACAATGGATAAAATTCAAATATTATTATATTCAATCTAAAAAATAAAAATTATTCATATTTGAAACTTGGCATCAATTCCAACTTGAATTTATTCAATTCATGAAGGTAATCAATCCTATCTTTTGTCTTTTTATCACTAATTTCACCAGTTCGTATATACTTATCCAATACATCATAAGTAAATCCGAGCTTCTCTTCATCAGATTGATTGGAGAGTCCATCAGTTGGTACCTTATCAACTAACTCCCTCGGTAAATTAAGGCTTCTTCCTATTTCCTTAACTTCAGTTACTGTAAGGTTTGAGAGTGGTGAAAAGTCTCCAGCTCCATCACCATATCTTGTTGCATAACCTACCCAATCTTCAGACAGATTGCAATTGTTTGCAACCCTACCGTTATTGCTTTGACTTACTGCATATAAAACAGACATACGGATTCTGGGTGGAAGGTTTATCATGGTCTGTTCGGATATTTCGATATCAGATTTCATCATTTGATCTAAAACTCCATTTACAGCATCCTTAACATTGATAATATAATGCTTTATGCCTAAATGATTTACAAGAAGCTTAGCAAAATCAATGTCTGATTGAACATCATTAGGCATTAGGACTCCTATTACCCTGTCTCTTCCTAAAGCTTCAACACATAATGCAGCAACTACAGAGCTATCCTTACCTCCAGAGATCCCTACAACAGCATTGCAACCTTTTCCGTTTTCTTCAAAGAAATCTTGAATCCATTTAACACATTGATCTTTAGCGTCCAATGCATCAAATTCGTAATCTTTAGTGATAATATCTCCTCTATATAGTTTTAAAAATAGGTTCTTTTCAAATAATAATTTCAATTTTTTATATAATAAACTTTTTTAAAAAAATTAAAATCATAAAAATAATTTAAAATGAAAAAATAGGTAATAAAAATAAAAAATAATAGAATAAAAAAATTATAAAAAAATTGTAAAAAAAATAAAAAAATAATAAATAATGAAGAATAAAAAAGAAAAAGAGTTAAGAGATTATCTGTTTTCTCTTAACCAAGTTGCTCCTGCTTCCAAAACCTTTAAGTTAACATCAATGAGTTTTG
This genomic window contains:
- the nadE gene encoding NAD(+) synthase; the protein is MKLLFEKNLFLKLYRGDIITKDYEFDALDAKDQCVKWIQDFFEENGKGCNAVVGISGGKDSSVVAALCVEALGRDRVIGVLMPNDVQSDIDFAKLLVNHLGIKHYIINVKDAVNGVLDQMMKSDIEISEQTMINLPPRIRMSVLYAVSQSNNGRVANNCNLSEDWVGYATRYGDGAGDFSPLSNLTVTEVKEIGRSLNLPRELVDKVPTDGLSNQSDEEKLGFTYDVLDKYIRTGEISDKKTKDRIDYLHELNKFKLELMPSFKYE
- a CDS encoding very short patch repair endonuclease, which produces MADKFSKETRSYIMSRIRGKDTKPEILVRKYLFARGLRFRKNDKRYPGRPDVVLPKYKTAVFVHGCFWHLHEGCKYAKMPKSNVEYWEEKLYRNRERDARNQAELKAMGWTVLTVWECELKKDKREETLEILYNRITSQDSEE